The proteins below are encoded in one region of Streptosporangiales bacterium:
- the mnmA gene encoding tRNA 2-thiouridine(34) synthase MnmA, with product MTDRPLRVLAAMSGGVDSAVAAARAADAGHDVTGVHLALSRNPQSYRSGARGCCTREDARDARRAADVVGIPFYVWDLAERFHAAVVEDFVDEYAAGRTPNPCLRCNERVKFTSVLDKARALGFDAVCTGHYARLVDGRLYRAVDDEKDQSYVLGVLTADQLAHSLFPLGDSRKTDVRAEADRRGLAVADKPDSHDICFIPSGDTAGWLADRLGPSPGTVVDEEGRVLGEHDGAYAYTVGQRRGLRLGRPAPDGRPRYVLDVSPVDRTVTVGPRESLLVDSVTGIRPRWAGPVPGGPIECHAQLRAHGSVHPAVAEAVGDELVVSLRRPAEGVAPGQAVVLYADDERVVGSATIDRTERRGA from the coding sequence ATGACCGACCGACCGTTGCGCGTGCTCGCGGCGATGTCCGGCGGGGTCGACTCCGCCGTGGCCGCCGCCCGCGCCGCCGACGCCGGCCACGACGTGACCGGCGTGCACCTCGCGCTGTCGCGCAACCCGCAGTCGTACCGCTCGGGTGCGCGTGGGTGCTGCACCCGCGAGGACGCACGCGACGCGCGGCGCGCCGCCGACGTCGTGGGCATCCCGTTCTACGTCTGGGACCTGGCGGAACGCTTCCACGCCGCCGTCGTCGAGGACTTCGTCGACGAGTACGCCGCCGGCCGCACACCGAACCCCTGCCTTCGCTGCAACGAGCGCGTCAAGTTCACCAGCGTCCTCGACAAGGCGCGCGCACTCGGGTTCGACGCCGTCTGCACCGGGCACTACGCGCGGCTCGTCGACGGCCGGCTCTACCGCGCCGTCGACGACGAGAAGGACCAGTCGTACGTGCTCGGCGTGCTGACCGCAGACCAGCTCGCGCACTCCCTCTTCCCGCTCGGTGACTCCCGCAAGACCGACGTCCGCGCCGAGGCCGACCGCCGCGGCCTCGCCGTCGCCGACAAGCCCGACAGCCACGACATCTGCTTCATCCCGAGCGGCGACACCGCGGGGTGGCTCGCCGACCGGCTCGGCCCCTCGCCGGGGACGGTCGTCGACGAGGAGGGTCGCGTCCTCGGCGAGCACGACGGCGCGTACGCCTACACCGTCGGCCAGCGGCGCGGGCTGCGGCTCGGCCGGCCGGCACCCGACGGCCGCCCGCGGTACGTGCTCGACGTGAGTCCGGTCGACCGCACCGTCACGGTCGGTCCGCGCGAGTCGCTGCTCGTCGACTCGGTCACCGGCATCCGCCCGCGGTGGGCCGGTCCGGTGCCCGGCGGCCCGATCGAGTGCCATGCCCAGCTGCGCGCGCACGGCAGCGTCCACCCGGCAGTGGCCGAGGCCGTCGGCGATGAGCTCGTCGTGTCGCTGCGACGTCCCGCAGAGGGCGTCGCGCCGGGGCAGGCGGTCGTCCTCTACGCCGACGACGAGCGCGTCGTCGGGTCCGCGACGATCGACCGCACCGAGCGGAGGGGTGCGTGA
- a CDS encoding aminotransferase class V-fold PLP-dependent enzyme, translating into MAYLDHAATTPMLPAAISAMSAELGRLGNPSSLHTPGRAARRVVEEAREQLAGAIGARPGEVVFTSGGTEADNLAVKGLYWSRRAGDDRRRRVLVGAGEHHAVLDSAVWLAREQGAEVELLPLDGLGRVRVDALAESVARDPDTVALVSVLWANNEVGTIQPISRIVEVAQSYDIPVHSDAVQAVAHLPVDFAASGLDALTVTGHKLGGPVGAGALVLRREAEVTPVLHGGGQERDVRSGTLDAAAYVGFATAVTASVGDRSSEAERLAVLRDDLVTRVSAAVPDAVLNGDPDPHGRLPGNAHFSFPGCEGDSLLLLLDAQDVACSTGSACSAGVAEPSHVLLAMGADEERARGSLRFSLGHTSITADVDALVDAIGPAVERARRAGLTSAADQPPAVHG; encoded by the coding sequence ATGGCGTACCTGGACCACGCGGCGACCACGCCGATGCTGCCCGCGGCGATCTCGGCGATGAGCGCGGAGCTCGGCCGGCTCGGCAACCCCTCGTCCCTGCACACGCCGGGACGTGCCGCGCGCCGGGTGGTCGAGGAGGCGCGCGAGCAGCTGGCCGGCGCGATCGGCGCACGACCGGGCGAGGTGGTGTTCACCTCCGGTGGCACCGAGGCCGACAACCTCGCCGTCAAGGGCCTCTACTGGTCGCGTCGCGCCGGGGACGACCGGCGGCGCCGCGTCCTCGTCGGCGCCGGCGAGCACCACGCCGTGCTCGACTCCGCGGTGTGGCTCGCACGCGAACAGGGCGCCGAGGTCGAGCTGCTGCCGCTCGACGGGCTCGGTCGCGTCCGCGTCGACGCACTCGCGGAGTCCGTGGCGCGCGACCCCGACACGGTGGCACTGGTCTCGGTGCTGTGGGCCAACAACGAGGTCGGCACGATCCAGCCGATCTCGCGGATCGTCGAGGTGGCGCAGTCGTACGACATCCCGGTGCACTCCGACGCCGTGCAGGCGGTGGCGCACCTTCCCGTCGACTTCGCCGCCAGCGGCCTCGACGCGCTGACGGTCACCGGCCACAAGCTCGGCGGTCCCGTCGGCGCGGGGGCTCTCGTGCTCCGCAGGGAGGCCGAGGTCACGCCCGTCCTGCACGGCGGCGGGCAGGAGCGCGACGTCCGCTCGGGCACCCTCGACGCGGCCGCGTACGTCGGGTTCGCCACGGCGGTCACGGCGTCGGTCGGCGACCGGAGCAGCGAGGCCGAGCGGCTCGCGGTCCTGCGTGACGACCTCGTCACGCGCGTCAGCGCGGCCGTACCCGACGCCGTGCTCAACGGCGACCCCGATCCGCACGGACGCCTGCCGGGCAACGCGCACTTCTCCTTCCCCGGCTGCGAGGGTGACTCGCTCCTGCTCCTCCTCGACGCGCAGGACGTCGCATGCTCCACCGGCTCGGCCTGCTCGGCCGGCGTCGCCGAGCCGTCCCACGTGCTGCTGGCCATGGGCGCCGACGAGGAGCGTGCCCGCGGCTCGCTGCGGTTCTCGCTCGGTCACACCTCGATCACCGCCGACGTCGACGCGCTCGTCGACGCGATCGGCCCCGCGGTCGAGCGTGCCCGCCGCGCCGGCCTCACCTCCGCGGCCGACCAGCCTCCCGCTGTCCACGGGTGA